The following proteins are co-located in the Microplitis demolitor isolate Queensland-Clemson2020A chromosome 3, iyMicDemo2.1a, whole genome shotgun sequence genome:
- the LOC103572975 gene encoding endoplasmic reticulum resident protein 44 has protein sequence MPNSCCFFQFKYLIVTILSVFLTHRANGEAIKLTSNNFDELMKNELVFINFYAEWCRFSNILAPIFDEAADKLKDHIPKDASVVMGKVDCDKESSIASKFQITKYPTLKIIKNGQPAKREYRGQRSVEAFIEFIKKQLEDPIKEFKDLKELTELDDKKRMIIGYFDRKDVAEYDIFRRVATNLKDDCQFHVGFGDSSRAMHPPNQPIIVFRPDKALSNDEDETYKGSLLVFDELNIWAQEKCIPLVREITFENAEELTEEGLPFLILFHAPDDVDSVKKFKAIVASTLTDEKQNVNFLTADGFKFAHPLHHLGKSPSDLPLIAIDSFRHMYLFSHFNDIDKPGKLKQFLRDLYSGKLHREYHYGPDPSNELSDDPKAPTVPPESTFKKLAPSKNRYTLLRDEL, from the exons ATGCCGAATTCCTGTTGTTTCTtccaatttaaatatcttattGTTACTATTTTATCG gtatTCTTGACACATCGTGCTAATGGAGAGGCAATTAAACTTACCAGTAACAATTTCGATGAGttaatga AGAATGaattagtatttataaatttttatgctgAGTGGTGTCGATTTAGTAATATATTAGCTCCAATATTTGATGAAGCAGCTgataaattaaaggatcacATACCAAAAGATGCGAGTGTGGTGATGGGAAAAGTAGACTGTGATAAAGAGT CTTCCATAGCGTCGAAGTTTCAAATAACCAAGTACCCAAcgttgaaaataatcaaaaatggTCAGCCGGCCAAGCGCGAATATCGCGGTCAGCGATCAGTCGAAGCatttatcgaatttataaaaaaacagttGGAAGATCctattaaagaatttaaagatCTCAAAGAATTAACAGAATTAGATGATAAGAAACGTATGATTATCGGTTATTTTGATAGAAAAGATGTTGCTGAGTACGATATTTTCCGTAGAGTTGCTACTAATTTGAAAGACGATTGTCAATTTCATGTCGGCTTTGG cGATTCGAGTCGTGCTATGCACCCGCCAAACCAACCAATTATTGTATTTAGGCCCGATAAGGCATTATCTAATGACGAGGACGAAACTTACAAAGGAAGTTTGTTAGTTTTTGATGAATTAAACATTTGGGCACAAGAAAAATGTATACCACTTGTACGTGAGATAACATTTGAAAATGCCGAAGAATTAACGGAAGAAGGATTACCATTCCTTATATTATTCCACGCACCTGATGATGTGGAtagtgttaaaaaattcaaagctaTTGTTGCATCGACGTTGACTGATGAAAAAC aaaatgtaaactttttaACGGCCGATGGCTTCAAATTTGCACACCCACTCCATCATTTAGGAAAAAGTCCATCAGATTTACCATTGATAGCAATCGATAGTTTCCGGCATATGTATTTGTTTTCACATTTCAATGACATTGACAAGCCAGGaaaattgaaacaatttttacgTGATCTGTATTCGGGTAAATTACATCGTGAATATCATTATGGTCCCGATCCAAGTAATGAACTCTCTGATGACCCAAAGGCACCTACAGTACCACCAGAGTCTACATTTAAGAAGCTTGCACCCAGCAAAAACAGATATACATTACTTAGAGATGAACTATAA
- the LOC103572974 gene encoding thioredoxin domain-containing protein 5 homolog gives MMRAILFICTSLLIQLASSHDEDVHTVQYNEETFPTEIQKKNHFIMFYAPWCGHCQRLSPTWETLAEMLNEEEDSRVKIAKVDCTTDSSICSEHDVTGYPTLKFFKVGETNGIKFRGTRDLPSLTAFINEQLGSIPADAELNTAIPDPVNGLIELTDATFSDHVAKGYHFIKFYAPWCGHCQKLAPTWDELANSNSHDTLVSIGKVDCTQYRSICEQFDIKGYPTLLWIENGKKVDKYTGARTHEELKEYVAKMLQKSTDKVDESDDAVNDNIQSVLNLTGETFEHGIEKGVTFIKFFAPWCGHCKRLAPTWEDLGKKFIDNPDVHVVKVDCTLSTNKQLCDDQEVDGFPTLVLYKNGKKVDEYNGSRTLDDLHEFVVKHLQSHDEL, from the exons atgatgcgtgcaatattatttatctgcACTTCGTTGCTTATACAATTAGCGTCAAGTCATGATGAAGATGTCCATACAGTTCAGTACAACGAGGAAACATTTCCCACtgaaatacagaaaaaaaatcatttcatcATGTTCTACGCTCCATG gtGCGGACACTGCCAAAGATTAAGTCCAACATGGGAAACACTCGCAGAAATGTTAAATGAAGAAGAGGATAGCCGAGTTAAAATTGCTAAAGTTGATTGTACGACTGATAGCTCTATTTGCTCTGAACATGACGTCACTGGTTATCCCAC tttgaaatttttcaaagtcgGTGAAACTAATGGTATCAAATTCCGCGGTACAAGGGATTTACCATCATTGACTGCATTTATTAATGAACAACTAGGAAGCATACCTgcg gACGCTGAGTTGAACACAGCAATACCAGACCCAGTGAATGGTTTAATAGAATTAACAGATGCAACATTTAGTGATCATGTAGCGAAAGGTTAtcactttataaaattctatgcGCCTTGGTGTGGACACTGCCAAAAATTAGCTCCAACGTGGGACGAACTTGCCAACAGTAATAGTCATGATACATTAGTAAGTATTGGAAAGGTTGATTGCACGCAGTATCGTTCTATTTGCGAGCAATTTGACATCAAAGGATACCCGACATTGCTGTggattgagaacggaaagaaagtAGACAAGTACACAGGCGCGCGTACTCACGAGGAACTGAAAGAGTACGTCGCTAAAATGTTGCAAAAGAGTACCGACAAAGTCGACGAGAGCGACGATGCTGTCAATGATAACATCCAGTCGGTATTGAACTTGACCGGGGAAACATTTGAACACGGTATTGAAAAAGGAGTCACGTTTATCAAATTCTTTGCACCCTGGTGTGGACACTGCAAGCGCCTGGCGCCGACATGGGAAGACTTGGgtaagaaatttattgataatccGGATGTTCATGTTGTTAAAGTTGACTGCACTTTGTCAACCAATAAGCAGTTATGTGATGATCAAGAAGTTGATGGTTTTCCTACACTTGTTTTGTacaaaaatggaaaaaaagttgatgagTACAATGGATCTCGTACACTTGATGATCTCCATGAGTTTGTTGTCAAACACTTACAGTCCCACGATGagctgtaa